In one window of Tubulanus polymorphus chromosome 3, tnTubPoly1.2, whole genome shotgun sequence DNA:
- the LOC141902127 gene encoding uncharacterized protein LOC141902127 yields the protein MESRLAYLNKCWEKEIRWNVFPTKLEEGCKFLADKMNVPDSSVLFGLLGISSYICSNAIVKVSNTMWEEPAINWLAVCTPTGSGKSTVYRLMSKVLKMIKNKVEESRPDVKSVIWTLDDQSFEKMGALMAENNGKAFALQDELTNFLTQINIYSGSKGLLETNEFSRILQMYNVGEKANFTMETTGLSIFGMTQPSTAYSLITEKQNIDKGLTSRFLWLFPKPKFNTFEDLKCTDDDTGDVFIERLCEAFSKQVLHNGDNDVTLYRIDTDTDNEVSDIYDKFQQKLKSNCLANNLLSALYSKGKGQVLRLCPAIQLLFNIFYDGDDEQLDHERNTIRSEVIRASVEIVSLCIDHVATVVGMENDSPPVLIPDGITETNQRLMKIVILNQGREVIMSAMQKKSAFKVNGGKNKIKEIFQMLENRNAGTINIATDKISFLKTENIEDEMLTSLKVTRSEYVNSLSASKVPLEQQSQASIKRPLEYVAKSLEKSPRLY from the exons atgGAATCTAGATTAGCTTATTTAAATAAATGTTGGGAGAAAGAAATACGCTGGAATGTTTTCCCAACGAAGCTGGAAGAG GGTTGTAAATTTCTTGCAGATAAGATGAACGTACCCGATTCGTCAGTACTTTTTGGGTTATTAGGCATATCATCATATATATGTAGTAACGCGATCGTCAAAGTTTCAAACACCATGTGGGAAGAACCGGCTATCAACTGGCTTGCCGTTTGCACCCCGACTGGGTCAGGGAAGTCAACAGTGTATAGGCTGATGAGTAAAGTACTAAAAATGATCAAAAACAAGGTGGAAGAGTCAAGACCAGACGTTAAATCTGTTATCTGGACATTAGACGAtcaaagttttgaaaaaatgggCGCCTTGATGGCCGAAAACAACGGAAAAGCATTTGCCCTACAagatgaattaacaaatttcttaacgcaaataaatatatacagcgGAAGCAAGGGATTGTTAGAAACAAACGAATTTTCAAGAATATTACAAATGTATAACG ttggTGAAAAAGCTAATTTTACAATGGAAACCACCGGCCTATCGATATTTGGGATGACACAGCCAAGTACGGCATATTCATTAATAACGGAGAAGCAAAATATTGACAAAGGTCTCACATCAAGATTTCTTTGGTTATTTCCTAAGCCGAAATTCAACACATTCGAAGATTTAAAGTGTACGGACGATGATACCGGAGATGTCTTCATTGAGCGTTTAT GCGAGGCATTCAGTAAACAAGTACTGCACAACGGTGACAATGATGTGACCTTGTACAGAATAGACACAGATACAGATAACGAAGTTTCGGACATTTATGataaatttcaacaaaaattgaaatcgaatTGTTTGGCCAACAACCTGCTAAGTG CGCTTTACTCAAAAGGCAAGGGACAGGTACTTCGTCTTTGCCCAGCGATACAACTACTATTCAACATCTTCTATGACGGTGATGATGAACAGCTTGATCACGAGAGGAACACAATCAGATCGGAAGTGATCAGGGCTTCGGTAGAAATTGTTTCGCTATGCATTGACCATGTCGCGACTGTGGTGGGAATGGAAAATGATTCGCCGCCAGTCTTAATCCCGGATG GTATCACCGAAACGAACCAACGACTCATGAAAATTGTCATATTAAATCAAGGGAGAGAGGTAATCATGAGTGCGATGCAAAAGAAGTCGGCATTCAAAGTAAATGGGGGGAAGAATAAGATTAAAGAAATATTCCAAATGCTTGAGAACCGAAATGCCGGCACCATAAACATTGCTACTGATAAG ATAAGTTTTCTCAAAACGGAAAACATAGAAGATGAGATGTTAACTTCGTTGAAAGTGACAAGATCAGAGTATGTTAACAGCTTGTCAGCATCAAAAGTGCCTTTGGAACAACA GTCTCAAGCTTCAATAAAACGACCATTGGAATATGTAGCCAAAAGCTTAGAAAAATCTCCTCGTTTATACTAA